The Drosophila bipectinata strain 14024-0381.07 chromosome 3L, DbipHiC1v2, whole genome shotgun sequence region GTGGGTGCATGTAATAAccacaacgacaacaacaTAATAGGACGCGAGTGCAAACAGGACGAGATGACTAACAGCAGTGAAGTGACAACGACAGCGGCGACGGCGCTGGTGGCGGTGGAAGTCCCGCTCAAGGTCGCCCGCCGACGAGTGGAGCGCGTTGGCTTCGTCTACTATTCTTCGCGCCGCCAACTGCATGCCCCCGGAGGCGTGGAGCGCAGCGAAAGCGATGAGAAGCTGGAGGGAGTCGGCGAGGAGGTTGACATTAGCTACCTCAAGTCGCTGGACCCCAAGGAGTGGAAAGACCAGGATCATTACAGCATTCTTGGCCTGGGAAAACTGaggtaagtgtgtgtgtgcgtatgGGTGGTAGCAGCACGTGTGTGACTAATGcatggtatttatttttatcgcTTCCTTTATGCATTTAATGCATCCTCTTTCAGATTCGAGGCCACCGACGATGATATACGACGCTCCTACAGACGAATGGTCCTGCTACACCATCCGGACAAGCGGAAAGCCAAGGGCGAGGAAGTGATACAGGATGACGACTATTTCACATGCATAACCAAAGCCTACGAGATACTAGGTGGGTGTTGACTAAAAGGGTGTATTTTGTTAAGAATCTATTGagctatttttatatttctgtGCCTGAATGTTATCCATTTAAGAGTTTATTAAGAGCCTTGTAGAATATACTATATAATGATTATAAAACTATGATCATGCAGATTTGATTCGCTTGGAAAGCCCTTCTAATTCTGTTAATCTTTATATTCCAGGTACCCCGAAAGCACGACGAAGCTTTGATTCCGTAGACCCCGAATTCGATGACTCGCTGCCCACGCAAAGCGACATAGATAGCAATTATTTTGGCgtattcaataaatattttacactTAACGGACGCTGGAGCGAAAAGGCCCATGTACCGGCATTTGGCGAGGTAGACGCCAAACGCGACGAGGTAGAGCGGTTTTACAACTTCTGGTATGACTTCAAATCGTGGCGAGAGTTCAGCTACCTGGACGAGGAGGACAAGGAGAAGGGACAGGACCGCGACGAGAGACGATGGATCGAGAAGGAAAACAAGGCGGCGCGAATAAAGCGAAAGAAGGAGGAGATGACGAGGATACGGTCGCTTGTTGATCTTGCCTACAACAACGACAAGCGTATCCAGCGGTTTAAGCAGGAGGAGAAGGACCGCAAGGCAGCTGCTAAACGGGCCAAAATGGACGCCGCTCAGGCCCAAAAGGCAGAGCAGGAACGTGCCGTTCGAGAGGCAGCATTGGCCAAGGAGAAAGCCGAGAAGGCAGAACAGAAACGTATTGAACAGATTCGGATCGAACGCGAGCAACAAAAGAAGCTGCTGAAGAAGGAGCGCAAGATTCTACGCGACAAGGTCAAGGACTGCAAGTATTACGCCAAGAACGACAAGGATCAGCTGAAGCATATGGAGGGCACTGAAAAGATCTGCGAGACTTTCAACCTTGCAGAGATGCAGGCCTTGAACAAAGCCATGGAATCGAAAGGCCGGGAATCGTTTGTGGCGGCTTTGCACACAGCCGAGCAGAAGATTGCCGCCGAGCTCGAGGAGATTAATCAGTCGCAGCTGAAGCAGAAGACCACTGCACCAGCAACGCCAAAGGGAGTCAAGGAAGTCAAGAAGACCGAACTCTGGAGCAATGAGAATGTACAACTGCTGATCAAGGCGGTGAATCTGTTTCCGGCCGGCACTGCCCAGAGGTGGGATGTGATAGCCACCTTTATCAACCAACACAGTCCGGCAAATGCTTCCAACGGAGCGCTAGTCACCGCAAGAGATGTCCTGAACAAAGCCAAGGCTCTGCAAAACACTGATCACTCGAAGAGCTCGCTGAAGACTCAGGCCAACGATGCCGCCTTTGCCAGTTTCGAGAAATCCAAGAAGGAGGTGCAGACCTCCAACGACATTACACTGGGCGAGGAGACGCCCGCCCAGGCGAGCAAGGAGAATGTTAAACAGAACGGAGTAGACCACAAGGTGAACAATCAGCAACAGAAGCAACAGACCAAGCAAAACGGTACAGTGGGAGCTGCCCCTACAGATGCCCCCGCGGCAGCACCAGCTACAAACGGAACCGGAGGAGCTGCCTCCAAGACCTGGACCAAGGAGGAGCAAGCACTCTTGGAGCAGGCCATCAAAACCTATCCCAACACCACTCCCGATCGGTGGGACAGGATCGCCTCCTGTATACCGAACCGCAGTAAAAAGGATTGCATGAGAAGGGTAAAGGAACTGGTCGAGCTGGTCAACTCCAAGAAGGAGGCTCAGGCGGCGGTCAAATGAGTGGGGGCCCATATATCGCTCCCCACTCTGTCCTCCTCTTTTAGCTGCTGTGTCccatataaattttatttaaataaaacataaaaagttTTTGAACGTTTAGCGAAAAGTTACATCCAAAGTTTCTCCATTTGACTAGCTACGGTTGCCACAGGTAgatccatatatatataaatgatGATCCGAAATCGGGGGTAATCTTATGTTTGCTCGGCGACACTCCGTCCGCCGCTCATTTTTAGGTCAAAGGCCTGCGGATTGGCCAGGGGATCTAGGTCGGCGAAGAGGTCGAGCCAGGGATTGTTGCCGGCCTGGGCCTTGGATTGGGGAGCAGAAGAGGAGGCTCCTCCGGAGGTCTGTTTCGAAACAGTACTGCTTGGCATGGGCTGCTGGGGCTGGGACTGTGAACTCTGATGACTGAACATGCGTGCCCAGAACTTGGTGTTGCTGCTTGGCTGGGCAGGTTCCTCGTCCAGAGAAGCATCAATCAGCGGACTCTCCTCCAGTTGCTTGGAAAGCTCAATCAGCAAGGACTCATTGTCGCCGCAGGCAGTGGCAGGCTCGGATTTTGTTGGCTCCTCGCTGGATGGCTTTGTTTCAGGATGCGATTCCTCCGGCTTGTCTTGGTATTCGTTCTGGAAGAGATTATTTGGTTATCAAAGTTTAAAGACGTCTTGGTTGTAAGTTACAGCAAAGAACAGCGACTGATCCTTGTCCACTGCCTCTATGGGCGGCACTTCCTCGCTAGGGCCCTCGGCTTGCGACAGCTCCTTCAGGACGCAGAAATCATATTTGGGCTTGATGATCAAGGCTTTGGATATGGTCTGGAATGTGGAGGCCGCCTTCTGGGCGAAACTCTTCAGCTCGGCCACGTAGGCGACCAAAGCATGGGAATACATGTTGCAGCGGGCAGCGGCCAACAAATCgatctaaataaaataaaaaaaaacataattagTAGTCTCTGAATTATTTTAAGATAATATTTAGAGAGGAAGATCTTTGGAAAAGGAAGGAGTGTGCCTGAAACTGAAGGAGTatgatattttataaaatcacATTtctgtagcatacttttttgggCAACCACCAAACAAACATGGCGGGAAACACCATTTTCTCTTCTTCTTCCAAAGAGAAACATCTTCTTCCCAAAACGAAATTCCCAAAGGACATGAGGACATATCAATACCTTCTGAATGGAGTCCAAGGAGTAGCCATCAAAGTTATGCTTGGCCACGCGGACATGTGTCTGCGCTGTACGGAATTTATCCAGGCCCTTGCCCGTATCCGGATCCAATTCCTGGCTGGCGGATTTCATCCAGGACAGAGCTGCCCTGTACTCTGTTCGCTCCTTCTCCATCGCCTGAAGCGTCTGCTCAGTGTCCTTCACGGCACGGCATCTGAACACATCCACCTCGTGCTGCAAACGGAGCAGCGGCACCCTTACGCACATACGCTGTTGTCCTGCAAAGGACACCGCCTTGCCAGTGTGAGCGATGCTGCCGCCTGTTGTCTTACTTCGCTTGCCCGCCTCCTTCAGGAAGCGCCCGAACACACACTCCTCCTGGGACAGGATGCACAGACGCTCCTGGTACTGGTCAATGATTTTGCATAGGTTCAGGCTGGTGTCCGATATCGATTTGAACACCTCTATCTTGGCGTCCAGCTCCGCGTCCGAGGATATTACATGCTTGTCCTCCTTGGTCCCCAGCTTTCGTTGGACCGCCTTCTTCGTGATCCAGAACTGGTGCTGCACCTCCGACTTGAGcatattttcgttttcgttctTGTCCTGCGTTCCAGTTTTCAGCTGCGGGTGATTTTCGCCAGTTGGTAGTTTATTGGGGGCTGGGGGTGGTTGTTGAATGCAGGGCTGACGAGCTCCACTTTGGTATTAAATAAGGGTTGTACTTAAAA contains the following coding sequences:
- the LOC108124770 gene encoding dnaJ homolog subfamily C member 2, which produces MTNSSEVTTTAATALVAVEVPLKVARRRVERVGFVYYSSRRQLHAPGGVERSESDEKLEGVGEEVDISYLKSLDPKEWKDQDHYSILGLGKLRFEATDDDIRRSYRRMVLLHHPDKRKAKGEEVIQDDDYFTCITKAYEILGTPKARRSFDSVDPEFDDSLPTQSDIDSNYFGVFNKYFTLNGRWSEKAHVPAFGEVDAKRDEVERFYNFWYDFKSWREFSYLDEEDKEKGQDRDERRWIEKENKAARIKRKKEEMTRIRSLVDLAYNNDKRIQRFKQEEKDRKAAAKRAKMDAAQAQKAEQERAVREAALAKEKAEKAEQKRIEQIRIEREQQKKLLKKERKILRDKVKDCKYYAKNDKDQLKHMEGTEKICETFNLAEMQALNKAMESKGRESFVAALHTAEQKIAAELEEINQSQLKQKTTAPATPKGVKEVKKTELWSNENVQLLIKAVNLFPAGTAQRWDVIATFINQHSPANASNGALVTARDVLNKAKALQNTDHSKSSLKTQANDAAFASFEKSKKEVQTSNDITLGEETPAQASKENVKQNGVDHKVNNQQQKQQTKQNGTVGAAPTDAPAAAPATNGTGGAASKTWTKEEQALLEQAIKTYPNTTPDRWDRIASCIPNRSKKDCMRRVKELVELVNSKKEAQAAVK
- the ICA69 gene encoding islet cell autoantigen 1 → MLKSEVQHQFWITKKAVQRKLGTKEDKHVISSDAELDAKIEVFKSISDTSLNLCKIIDQYQERLCILSQEECVFGRFLKEAGKRSKTTGGSIAHTGKAVSFAGQQRMCVRVPLLRLQHEVDVFRCRAVKDTEQTLQAMEKERTEYRAALSWMKSASQELDPDTGKGLDKFRTAQTHVRVAKHNFDGYSLDSIQKIDLLAAARCNMYSHALVAYVAELKSFAQKAASTFQTISKALIIKPKYDFCVLKELSQAEGPSEEVPPIEAVDKDQSLFFANEYQDKPEESHPETKPSSEEPTKSEPATACGDNESLLIELSKQLEESPLIDASLDEEPAQPSSNTKFWARMFSHQSSQSQPQQPMPSSTVSKQTSGGASSSAPQSKAQAGNNPWLDLFADLDPLANPQAFDLKMSGGRSVAEQT